One window of Desulfobacca acetoxidans DSM 11109 genomic DNA carries:
- a CDS encoding tetratricopeptide repeat protein, producing the protein MVRLTSWASAVCELFHAAGVGVVGTNFGARLIVGVILAIIGGAAGQSWAAPPLAGKLVYLQGQVAIRRGGAGEWVAAQPGEPLFSGDAVMTGPASRASLLCVDESQIKLNENTILVLKRVASSPRLRLIDAIPSALESVPRSIYQVLQGEMWLRNNKENFRFELETPAVTATIRGTEFNLRVQPNGATSVILLQGNLCLTNSQGEVCLLPGEEGITFPGQAPVKRLLVQPSDAVQWCLYYPGLISYRDLPLSDLQDNLTSGAKLMTSAWAAYDQGRLSEAQQLAEHVLQQVPEQPLALTLLGWINLQNHRPQEAAALFEKVSSPDWRCLIGQSLARYRRGDPVGAYKLFDQGRRGLPPSPFLAVMSGYFTLMVGKASEAQRELAAVANLPPSPAVVLARSLLAQIHIVQNRKDAALAEACQALAQAPGSPLAHLTMGLVKISFFDQTAARLHFEKALALDPGLVDGYLYLARLWLGADHLARAWQTVSQALRLAPREGEVLSLAGFIRLAYRDYAGACQFFHQAIAANPRFGEPHLGLGIYYFRHRKNPQALTEMLTATLLDPRVSSYQSELGKAFYQVRAFDKALEVYDYAAALDPRDPTPHLYKGIALSDLYRPGEAIQEINRSIALNDNAAIFRTRLALDRDLAVRNYNLARAYNQLGLNHWGYSKAVTAVKKDPLNSSAHQFLGTSYEAENQIYPAEVERLLFRLLAPANQNAFIQLNYNDYTSMFEMPYIRTTLQAGGGCWNNKNSLQEYLFQVYGGRPGLAFFGNAFYSEDEGYRIRNNDSKGYNLEGAVKWEPTINATLLGFVQHRETLLGDLFDLNDFGYQPSKYFRYHWRWPLCEAGYVHRFGPRATLLTYFSHQKLNLRTEDFYPSPPDNYNVVADWNCSNAQVQQQIALGNHTFIAGFDYFSGNLHNRAYYSWFGEILNQSPPERTWSLYLLDYWRLLPNLIMELGVSKDFAKNSRYWYSEPLSNSLWSGRLGLNYEVTSNHTLRLALERHLDTHTFFQPLLAPADVASFPVYVDAEGGDLIRQAGFAWEAQWDAKTFSTLRLQALRQDNPNYDESGYRTWFTWRKYQATMLVNRILSPYWGLALGGVYKKNNFNYPGYDDFAEVYGLARISFLHRTGWYGAVEVRPLYQDVMQRSDSFFTLVDLRLGKWLANKRGRWSLEVNNLFDRRFYYALDPLRNTDFFPSRRLLCKFALYF; encoded by the coding sequence ATGGTGCGCCTGACATCCTGGGCGTCTGCGGTCTGCGAATTGTTTCATGCTGCGGGGGTTGGTGTGGTCGGGACCAACTTTGGCGCCAGGCTCATCGTGGGTGTGATCCTGGCAATTATCGGAGGAGCTGCAGGCCAATCTTGGGCGGCGCCGCCATTGGCAGGGAAGCTGGTGTACCTTCAAGGACAGGTTGCCATCCGACGTGGTGGTGCCGGGGAGTGGGTCGCCGCCCAACCTGGGGAGCCCCTTTTTTCGGGGGACGCAGTCATGACCGGACCGGCGTCCCGGGCCTCACTCTTGTGCGTAGATGAGAGCCAGATTAAGCTCAATGAAAATACTATCCTCGTTCTCAAAAGAGTCGCTTCCTCCCCCCGGCTCCGCTTAATCGATGCCATTCCCAGTGCTCTGGAGAGCGTCCCCCGCAGCATTTACCAGGTTTTGCAGGGTGAGATGTGGCTGCGGAACAACAAGGAAAATTTCCGTTTTGAATTAGAAACCCCGGCAGTCACCGCCACTATTCGCGGCACCGAATTCAATCTGCGGGTCCAGCCTAATGGCGCTACCTCCGTTATCCTGCTCCAGGGAAACCTCTGTCTTACCAATTCCCAGGGAGAGGTCTGCCTGCTTCCCGGTGAAGAAGGCATCACCTTTCCCGGCCAGGCGCCGGTCAAGCGTCTTTTGGTGCAGCCCAGCGATGCAGTTCAATGGTGTCTCTACTACCCGGGTCTGATCAGCTATCGGGATTTACCTCTATCAGATCTCCAAGACAATCTGACTTCGGGGGCAAAGCTCATGACCAGTGCCTGGGCGGCCTACGATCAGGGCCGGCTCTCCGAAGCGCAGCAGTTGGCCGAGCATGTCCTGCAGCAGGTTCCGGAGCAACCGCTGGCCTTGACTCTGCTGGGTTGGATCAATCTACAGAACCACCGGCCTCAGGAGGCTGCGGCATTATTCGAGAAGGTGAGCTCCCCGGACTGGAGGTGTCTCATCGGCCAAAGTCTAGCCCGATATCGCCGGGGAGACCCTGTCGGCGCCTATAAACTGTTTGATCAAGGCCGACGGGGGCTGCCGCCGTCGCCGTTTCTGGCGGTTATGTCGGGATATTTCACCCTGATGGTAGGTAAAGCGTCGGAAGCGCAGAGGGAGTTAGCGGCTGTAGCCAACCTACCGCCTTCCCCGGCTGTCGTATTGGCAAGATCGCTCCTTGCCCAGATCCATATCGTCCAAAATCGTAAAGATGCCGCTCTTGCCGAAGCCTGCCAGGCTCTGGCCCAGGCGCCCGGTTCCCCTTTAGCTCACCTGACCATGGGGTTGGTAAAGATCTCGTTCTTCGACCAGACTGCCGCCAGGTTGCATTTTGAGAAGGCGTTGGCTTTAGATCCAGGTCTGGTAGACGGTTATCTTTATCTGGCCCGGCTTTGGTTGGGTGCTGACCACCTGGCCCGGGCCTGGCAGACAGTATCCCAAGCCCTGCGCTTGGCCCCACGGGAGGGAGAGGTCCTGTCCCTGGCCGGCTTCATCCGTCTGGCCTACCGGGATTATGCCGGGGCCTGTCAATTCTTCCACCAGGCCATCGCCGCCAACCCCCGATTCGGTGAGCCCCACCTCGGTCTGGGCATCTATTATTTCCGCCATCGGAAAAACCCGCAGGCCCTCACCGAGATGCTCACCGCTACGCTTCTCGACCCGCGGGTCTCTTCCTATCAGAGTGAGTTAGGCAAGGCCTTCTATCAAGTCCGGGCCTTTGATAAGGCCTTGGAGGTCTATGATTACGCCGCCGCTTTAGACCCCCGCGATCCCACCCCGCATCTCTACAAAGGCATTGCCCTGAGCGACCTCTACCGTCCAGGAGAGGCCATCCAGGAAATCAATCGATCCATCGCCCTCAACGATAATGCCGCTATCTTCCGCACCCGCCTGGCCTTGGACCGCGACCTGGCGGTGCGGAACTATAACCTGGCTCGGGCCTATAACCAATTGGGGCTTAATCACTGGGGCTACAGCAAGGCCGTCACCGCAGTCAAGAAAGATCCTTTAAACAGCTCCGCCCATCAGTTTTTAGGTACCTCGTACGAGGCTGAAAACCAAATCTATCCCGCTGAGGTCGAACGGCTGCTCTTCAGACTGCTGGCCCCGGCCAACCAGAATGCTTTTATCCAACTCAATTACAATGATTATACCAGCATGTTTGAAATGCCCTATATACGAACCACCCTCCAAGCCGGGGGCGGCTGCTGGAATAATAAAAACAGTCTGCAAGAATATCTTTTCCAGGTATACGGTGGTCGCCCGGGTCTGGCCTTTTTTGGCAACGCCTTTTACAGCGAAGACGAGGGCTATCGAATTCGCAATAACGATTCCAAAGGCTACAACCTTGAGGGTGCAGTCAAATGGGAACCCACCATCAACGCAACGCTCTTGGGGTTTGTGCAACACCGGGAGACTCTCCTGGGAGACCTATTTGATCTCAATGACTTCGGCTATCAGCCTTCCAAATATTTCCGCTACCATTGGCGCTGGCCACTGTGCGAAGCAGGTTACGTGCATCGCTTCGGCCCTCGTGCCACCCTGCTGACCTACTTCAGTCACCAGAAGTTAAATCTGCGCACCGAGGATTTCTACCCTTCCCCTCCTGACAACTATAATGTGGTGGCCGATTGGAACTGCTCCAACGCCCAGGTCCAGCAGCAGATTGCTCTGGGCAATCATACCTTCATAGCCGGCTTTGATTATTTTTCCGGTAACCTCCACAACCGTGCCTATTATTCCTGGTTCGGAGAGATCTTGAATCAGAGTCCGCCTGAACGGACCTGGAGTCTTTATCTGCTCGATTACTGGCGGCTGCTGCCTAACCTGATCATGGAACTGGGGGTATCGAAGGATTTTGCCAAAAATTCCCGCTATTGGTATAGTGAGCCTCTCTCCAATTCGCTGTGGAGTGGGCGCCTGGGACTGAATTACGAAGTTACCTCCAATCACACCCTGCGCCTGGCCCTGGAGCGCCACCTGGATACCCATACGTTTTTCCAACCTCTATTGGCGCCGGCAGATGTAGCCAGTTTCCCGGTGTATGTTGATGCCGAGGGCGGTGACTTAATTCGACAGGCCGGTTTTGCCTGGGAGGCGCAATGGGATGCCAAGACCTTTAGTACCCTACGCCTGCAGGCCTTGCGCCAGGATAATCCCAATTATGACGAATCGGGGTATCGCACCTGGTTTACCTGGCGTAAGTACCAGGCAACGATGCTGGTAAATCGCATCCTGAGCCCTTATTGGGGTCTGGCGCTGGGTGGGGTGTATAAGAAGAACAACTTCAATTATCCGGGGTATGATGACTTTGCCGAGGTCTATGGCTTGGCCCGTATCTCCTTCCTGCACCGCACCGGTTGGTATGGGGCCGTTGAGGTTAGGCCACTCTATCAGGATGTGATGCAACGGAGCGATAGCTTCTTTACCCTGGTGGACTTGCGTTTGGGAAAATGGTTGGCCAACAAACGCGGCCGCTGGTCTCTCGAAGTCAACAACCTCTTCGACCGCCGATTCTATTATGCCCTGGATCCCCTCCGCAATACCGATTTCTTCCCCTCGCGGCGTCTTCTCTGCAAATTCGCCCTCTATTTTTAG
- a CDS encoding adenylosuccinate synthase → MANVVVVGTQWGDEGKGKIVDLLTEHADIVVRYQGGNNAGHTLVVQGQKFIFHLIPSGILHVGKKCLIGNGVVVDPEVLLMEIDRLKTQGLEVGPHNLVLSEKAHIIMPYHQRLDHARERAKGAGKIGTTGRGIGPCYEDKISRCGVRVVDLIDPETLKAKVEHNLKEKNFLLERFLEDAPLDAAEVYDRYRQMGEHLRPLVGNVSLLLAEAIRKGQNILFEGAQGTHLDIDHGTYPFVTSSNPVAGGACTGAGIGPGKLNRVLGISKAYTTRVGGGPFITEALDADGEHMQVQGAEFGSTTGRKRRTGWLDAVVLNDSVRLNGLTGFAITKLDVLTGLDPLKICVAYDLNGKRLQNVPASLSALEQCQPVYEELPGWQEDLTGKRRFEELPEEARRYLRRVEELTGIPIQIVSVGPDREETILLANPFTG, encoded by the coding sequence GTGGCCAATGTCGTGGTAGTAGGGACCCAGTGGGGGGATGAGGGTAAGGGCAAGATCGTTGATCTGCTTACCGAACATGCGGATATTGTGGTGCGCTATCAGGGCGGTAACAACGCCGGTCATACCCTGGTGGTGCAGGGCCAGAAATTTATTTTTCACCTCATTCCTTCAGGAATCCTCCATGTGGGAAAAAAATGTCTTATCGGCAACGGTGTGGTGGTGGACCCGGAGGTGTTGCTCATGGAGATCGACCGCCTCAAGACCCAAGGGTTGGAGGTCGGTCCCCACAATCTGGTCCTCAGTGAAAAGGCCCACATCATCATGCCCTATCATCAGCGTCTGGATCATGCCCGGGAACGGGCCAAAGGCGCCGGTAAGATCGGTACTACCGGCCGGGGTATAGGACCCTGCTACGAAGATAAAATCAGCCGCTGCGGTGTGCGGGTGGTGGACCTAATTGATCCCGAAACCCTTAAGGCCAAAGTGGAACATAACCTCAAAGAAAAAAATTTTCTCTTGGAACGATTCTTGGAAGACGCCCCGCTCGATGCCGCCGAGGTATATGACCGCTATCGGCAGATGGGGGAGCACCTGCGTCCCTTGGTGGGCAATGTCTCGCTGTTATTGGCTGAGGCTATCCGGAAAGGCCAGAATATCCTCTTCGAAGGTGCCCAAGGGACTCATTTAGACATCGATCATGGCACCTATCCCTTTGTCACTTCTTCCAATCCGGTGGCCGGAGGGGCCTGCACCGGCGCCGGCATCGGACCGGGAAAGCTTAACCGGGTTCTGGGAATCTCCAAGGCCTATACCACCCGGGTGGGCGGTGGGCCGTTTATCACCGAGGCATTGGATGCCGACGGGGAACACATGCAGGTGCAGGGCGCCGAGTTCGGGTCCACCACCGGCCGCAAACGCCGTACCGGTTGGCTAGACGCAGTGGTGCTCAACGATTCCGTCCGCCTCAACGGCCTCACTGGCTTTGCCATTACCAAACTGGACGTGCTTACCGGTCTGGATCCTCTTAAAATCTGCGTGGCCTATGACCTGAACGGTAAACGGCTGCAGAACGTCCCAGCTTCCCTTTCGGCCCTGGAACAATGCCAGCCTGTTTATGAAGAACTTCCCGGTTGGCAGGAAGACCTGACCGGCAAACGGCGCTTTGAAGAATTGCCGGAAGAGGCCCGGCGTTATCTCCGGCGGGTGGAAGAACTCACCGGTATCCCTATCCAGATCGTCTCCGTCGGTCCCGACCGGGAAGAGACCATCCTTCTGGCCAATCCTTTTACCGGATAA
- the thiD gene encoding bifunctional hydroxymethylpyrimidine kinase/phosphomethylpyrimidine kinase, whose translation MKTILIIAGSDPSAGAGIQQDLKVATLLGAYGLTVVTALTVQNTMGVQAVQPVAPEVVAAQLDSLLADIKIDAVKVGMLANPRVVRAVAERLGQAKIPLVVVDPVLAASDGSPLLDKAGIAVLKEELLPLTTLLTPNLIEAGSLVGRPLASPEDMESAVRELSCLGPGAVLVKGGHLPGTPVDVLWDGRNCYYLPGERLQQPHTHGTGCALAAALATLLAQGQALPEAVNQARELIAEAIRYGLPLGQGKGPINTLAPFARERDRYRVLQTLAGAADRLRMAEVDRLIPEVQSNLGYSTIFPRGPQDVAAFPGRILKTSKGVFIPLPSAFGASRHIAAVILTAQQVFPAVRAAMNIRFFEDVERLAPLLHLTVASFDRRQEPPEIKAREGGTLTWGVAQVLRPDEPPPDLIYDRGDWGKEPMIRVLGTDPLNVVEKVLAINQAWQG comes from the coding sequence ATGAAAACAATATTAATTATTGCCGGCTCCGACCCGAGCGCCGGGGCGGGCATCCAACAGGACCTGAAGGTTGCCACGCTGCTGGGGGCCTACGGTTTGACGGTGGTTACCGCCCTTACAGTTCAGAACACCATGGGCGTTCAGGCAGTGCAGCCCGTGGCTCCGGAGGTAGTGGCGGCGCAACTGGATTCCCTTCTGGCCGATATCAAGATTGATGCGGTCAAGGTAGGTATGCTGGCTAATCCCCGGGTCGTCAGGGCCGTCGCCGAACGACTGGGCCAGGCTAAGATCCCGCTCGTGGTTGTTGATCCGGTGCTGGCCGCCAGCGACGGGTCGCCGTTATTGGACAAAGCCGGGATCGCGGTCCTGAAAGAAGAGCTGTTGCCCCTCACCACCCTGTTGACTCCCAACCTGATCGAGGCCGGGTCTCTTGTCGGCCGGCCGCTTGCTTCTCCGGAGGACATGGAGAGCGCCGTCCGGGAGCTTAGCTGCCTGGGGCCGGGCGCCGTGCTGGTGAAGGGCGGCCACCTGCCGGGAACGCCGGTGGATGTGCTCTGGGACGGCAGAAATTGCTATTACCTGCCGGGGGAGAGACTGCAGCAGCCCCATACCCACGGTACCGGCTGCGCCCTGGCTGCCGCCCTGGCCACGTTGTTGGCCCAGGGCCAGGCGTTGCCGGAGGCAGTGAATCAGGCCAGGGAGTTAATCGCCGAAGCTATTCGCTATGGTCTGCCGTTGGGGCAGGGAAAGGGACCTATTAATACCTTAGCCCCTTTTGCCCGTGAGCGGGATCGCTATCGGGTGCTGCAGACCCTGGCAGGGGCGGCCGATCGCCTGCGGATGGCTGAGGTCGATCGCCTGATCCCCGAAGTGCAGAGTAATCTGGGTTACTCCACCATCTTCCCGAGAGGTCCCCAGGACGTCGCCGCCTTTCCGGGGCGTATTCTCAAGACCTCTAAAGGGGTATTTATCCCGCTGCCCTCGGCCTTTGGAGCCTCCAGACATATAGCTGCAGTTATTCTAACCGCCCAGCAGGTTTTTCCAGCCGTTCGGGCGGCCATGAACATCCGTTTTTTTGAAGACGTGGAGAGGCTTGCCCCCCTGCTGCATCTTACGGTCGCCAGTTTCGACCGCCGCCAGGAGCCACCGGAGATTAAGGCCAGGGAAGGGGGAACCCTAACCTGGGGGGTGGCACAAGTTTTGAGGCCGGATGAGCCGCCCCCGGATCTGATCTATGACCGCGGCGACTGGGGCAAGGAGCCGATGATCCGGGTATTGGGCACCGATCCTTTGAATGTGGTGGAGAAGGTCTTAGCGATCAATCAGGCCTGGCAAGGCTAA
- a CDS encoding M48 family metalloprotease, with the protein MNTLTCIVFSCMTTCLCLMGCAEVTRPIPTAPEVEAVQLVALTRHPNSTYSEERAMRVFLRLLPTLPQIHGRTYPFLGFNWWLTEADHPVVDNVWYPSPAHDRPLRRDVATLDDPHDSRPPPPDAGAALKQGDIILAVNGMPIPTWVKQWDRLCRFLRDQFRYTLSGEVLVDLVLMARYGRQEAEGIYRGGPVTLLLDRQGVRKQVTLYPVHLPAEYGFLIVAGRSGSEVNAFAAPGRIMITRRFLNLCRTDDELAIVLGHELAHHALGHLARQQGQYAAVGFVGDVLGFFLRLVPWPVKTPYRPVDEDIRRVVQGAAFSVYNRQDEREADAYGLWYAFQAGYDVEQGILIWERVSAAAQRNVFENTYFLDSHPAAPERLARLKKIALLFKEGKAAEVFLQ; encoded by the coding sequence GTGAATACCTTAACTTGTATCGTTTTCAGCTGTATGACCACCTGTCTCTGCCTGATGGGCTGCGCCGAGGTCACCCGACCCATTCCCACGGCCCCCGAGGTCGAGGCCGTGCAACTGGTGGCGCTCACCCGCCACCCCAATTCCACTTACAGCGAAGAACGGGCCATGCGGGTCTTCCTCAGGTTGTTGCCCACGTTGCCTCAGATTCATGGACGCACCTACCCCTTCCTCGGATTCAACTGGTGGCTTACCGAGGCCGATCATCCCGTGGTGGACAATGTCTGGTACCCTTCTCCGGCCCATGACCGGCCTTTGCGCCGAGACGTCGCCACCCTTGACGACCCCCACGACAGCCGACCGCCGCCGCCGGATGCCGGAGCCGCTTTAAAGCAAGGCGATATCATCCTGGCCGTTAATGGTATGCCCATCCCCACCTGGGTAAAACAGTGGGATCGGCTCTGCCGCTTTCTTCGAGACCAGTTCCGTTATACCCTTTCTGGGGAGGTCCTCGTTGACCTGGTCCTGATGGCCCGCTATGGCCGACAAGAGGCTGAAGGCATCTACCGGGGCGGTCCGGTAACCCTCCTCCTCGACCGTCAGGGAGTCCGCAAACAGGTTACCCTTTACCCGGTGCACCTGCCGGCGGAATACGGCTTCCTGATCGTCGCCGGCCGCAGTGGCAGTGAGGTCAATGCCTTTGCCGCTCCGGGTCGTATCATGATCACCCGCAGATTCCTTAATCTCTGCCGCACGGACGACGAGCTGGCCATTGTTTTGGGGCATGAGCTGGCTCACCACGCCCTCGGCCACCTGGCCCGGCAACAGGGGCAGTATGCTGCGGTGGGGTTTGTCGGCGATGTCCTGGGATTTTTCCTGCGGCTTGTCCCCTGGCCGGTCAAAACCCCGTATCGACCGGTGGATGAGGATATCCGGCGAGTCGTTCAGGGAGCCGCATTCAGCGTTTACAACCGCCAGGACGAACGGGAAGCCGATGCCTACGGCCTCTGGTACGCCTTTCAGGCTGGCTATGACGTAGAACAGGGGATTCTTATCTGGGAACGGGTCTCAGCGGCAGCGCAACGCAACGTCTTCGAGAACACTTATTTCCTGGACTCCCATCCGGCCGCGCCGGAGCGTCTGGCCCGACTCAAAAAAATCGCCCTGCTTTTTAAGGAAGGCAAGGCGGCAGAGGTGTTTCTGCAATAA